From Candidatus Binatia bacterium:
TCGCGAGGCCGATCCCCCGGCCCTCCTGGCGCATGTAGAGGAACACGCCGCAGCCCTCCCGGTCGATCCGGTCGAGCGCCACGGCGAGCTGCTCGCCGCAGTCGCAGCGCATCGAGCCGAACACGTCCCCCGTCAGGCACTGCGAGTGCACGCGGATCAGGCCGGGCGTCCCCTTGCCGGGCGTGCCCTTGACCAGCGCCACGTGGTGATCGCCGTCCACGCGGCTCTCGTAGACGAACACGCGGAAGGAGCCGAAGCGGGTCGGGAGCTTGGACACGGCGAGCCGCTCCACCAGGCTCTCGTGGAGATAGCGGTAACGGATCAGGTCGCGGATCGTGATGAGCGGCATGCCGTGGCGCCGCGCCAGGCGCGCCAGCTCGGGTCCGCGCGCCATGCGGCCGTCGGCCGAGAGGATCTCGCAGAGCACGCCGGCGGGCTTCATCCCGGCGAGCCGCGCCAGGTCGAGCGCGGCCTCGGTGTGCCCCGGCCGCCGCAGCACGCCGCCCCCCGACGCGCGGAGCGGGAAGACGTGGCCCGGCCGCGCCAGCTCCTCGGGACGCGTGCGCGGCGCCGCCAGCGCGCGGATCGTCGCGGCCCGGTCGTGCGCCGAGGATCCGGACGTCGTGCCCTGGAGCAGATCGACCGACACGGTGAAGGGCGTGGCGAAGCGCGCCGTGTTCATCGGCGCCATGAGCGACAGTCCCAGCGCTTCCAGACGCTCCGCGGGCATCGAGACGCAGAGGAGCCCGCGCGCGTCGCGCGTCATGAAGTTCACGTCGGCGGGCGTGCAGCGCTCCGCCGCCATCACGAAGTCCCCTTCGTTCTCGCGGTCCTCGTCGTCCACGACGACCACCATCCGCCCGGCCCGGATCGCGCGCAGCGCGGTCCCGACCGCATGGATGCGGTCCGCGCCGTGCAGGGCTCTCCGTTCGGCCTGGGTCATCGCGCGCTCCCTGGGTTCCGGCTCATCGGCGCCACGCTCATCGGGACACCGCCTCGGCCGCGAGCAGGCGCTCCAGGTAGCGGGCGATCAGATCGGCTTCCAGGTTCACCCGCGTTCCCTTCGCGTAGCCCGAGGCGATCGTGTGCTCCAGCGTGTAGGGGATGAGCGCCACCTCGAAGCGGGCGTCGTTCCGTCCCGCGACGGTGAGGCTCACGCCGTCCACCGCGATGGAGCCCTTCATCGCGACGAGGCGCCGAAGCGGTTCGGGCGTCTCGATCCCCACGCGCACGCCGTCCTTCTCGCGCTCCACGGAGACCACGGTCGCGACGGCATCCACGTGCCCCTGCACCCAGTGGCCGCCCAGCTCGTCCCCCACCCGGAGCGCGCGCTCCAGATTGACGCGGGAGCCGGCCGCGAGCGCTCCCACCGTGGTGCGCGCGACGGTCTCGGGAACGGCCGTCACCTCGAACACGCCGTCCCGCACGCGCTCCACCGTGAGGCAGACGCCGTTCACGGCGACGCTGGCCCCGGCCTCGGGGTCGGGGTCGAACCCCGATCGGATCGCGAGCCCCATCCCTCCGGCCGTCTTCCAGATCCGCTCCACGGTTCCGACGAGGGCCACGATGCCGCTAAACATGACCGTCCTCCTCGCGCGACGCGTCCGCGCCCCATGCGGCCCGCGGCTCGATCGGACCCGAGAGCCAGACGTCCCGCCCCAGGCGCCGCACCGCGAGCCTGCCCACCGCGATCGCCTCCTCGAGGCGTTCCCGGCCGAGATCGGCGGTCCAGGTCGGCGCCGAGGCGCCGCCCAGCAGCACCGGCGCGATCCCCACCGCCACCTCGTCGGCAAGGCCCTCGCGCAGCAGCGTGGTGTGCACCGTGGGCCCCCCCTCGACGAGCACGGCGTAGCGCCCTTCGTCGGCCAGGCGGCGCAGCACCGCGCCCGCGGGCACGCGGCCCCGCGCATCGGGGTCGAAGCGCCACACCGTGGCACCGCGGGTCTCGTACTCCCGCGCGCGCGCGGCGTCGGGCGAGCAGGTGGCGATCACGAGCGGCGCCGCGGCCGCCGTACGGACCAGCCGCGAATCGAGCGGCGTGCGAAGCGTCGAGTCGAGCACCACGCGCCAGGGCTGCGCCCCCGCGCGCCCGCGGCCGAGCCGAACCGTGAGGAGCGGGTCGTCCCGCAGCGCCGTGCCGGAGCCGATCAGCACCGCGTCGCTCTCGGCGCGCAGCCGGTGCACCAGGCGCTGCTCTTCGGGACCGCCCAGCCCGCGGGACTCGCCGCTGGCGGCGGCGACCCTTCCGTCCAGGGAGACCATCGACTTGAGGGTGACCCAGGGAAGCCCCGTGGCGCGCCACTTGAGGTAGGGCGGGTTGAGCGCGCGGCATTCCTCCGCGCGAAGGCCGAGCGCCACGTCGATGCCCGCGCGGCGGAGCGCCTCGACCCCCTTCCCGTCCACGAGCGGGTTCGGGTCGAGCATCCCGACCACCACGCGATGGATCTTCGCCTCGCGGATCGCGTCCACGCAGGGCGGCGTTCGACCCACGTGCGCGCAGGGCTCCAGGGTGACCACCAGGGTGGCGCCGGCGGCGTCCGGTCCCGCCTCGAGGAGGGCCCGCGTCTCGGCGTGCGCCTCGCCGGCGCGCTCGTGCCACCCGCGCGCGACGACGGAGCCGCCGCGGAGCACGACCGCGCCCACGCGCGGATTGGGGTGGGTGGTGCCGATGCCCCGGCGTGCCCAGCGGATGGCCTCCGCCATGGCGCGGTCCTCCGCGGCGCTCGGGCGCGCGTCATCCGCCCCCGGCCCTTTCGGGACCTCGTTCGTTCGTATCGGCGATGAAAGGCTCAATGAAAAAACCCCGCAGGCAGACACCCGCGGGGCGGCCGGAAGGGCCATGGCGCCAGGAAACGGCGGACCCATCCTACGATCATCCTTCTCCCATCCAGACTGTGACTGTCGGCTCCGGAATCGCGCCGGATCCTGCCCTGGACCTTGGCCCCGGGCTCGCGGGCTATGACCGCCGGTGGGGACTTTCACCCCGCCCCGAAGGATGTCTGCTGGAAGGAGAATAGGGCTTGGGGGCGCCCGGCGCAACCCCCCCGGGTCTAGCGCAGGAGGACGGCCTTGCGCGACCGCGACCCCTCGGCGGTGTCCATGTGGATGAAGTAGGCCGCGCTCCCGACGTCGCGACCGCGGTCGTCCTTGCCGTCCCAGCGCACCGCGTGCTCTCCGGGTGGAAGCGGAGCGTCGACGAGGACGCGCACGCGCGCCCCGGCCACGTTGTAGACGGCGACGCGGACACGGCCGGGGCGTCCCACCGTGAAGCGGATCAGGGTGGAGGGGTTGAAGGGGTTCGGCGCCGGCGCCTCGATGCGATCGGGCGCGGCCGGCGCACCCTCGCTCAGCTCCACGGAAGTCGGGGTGGTGCAGTACGGCGTCTCCATCTCCTCGACCAGGGTGCGCCAGAGGAGGAGATTCCGGCGCGCCGCGTTCGGCATTTCGGCCAGGGAGAAGCCGAGCATCACGACGCGCGCGCTGTCGGTGCCGGCCAGGGCCGCGCGCCGCTCCGTCCCCGCCATCATGGTGTTCGGATAGCGCAGCCAGGCCCGGCCGCTCGCTCCGGCGCAGGTCGATACGGAGAGGGCGTCGAAGCGGTTCAGCGTGGGACAACCGCCGTTCAACGGGAAGGGCTCCGAGGCGATCCTCGTCCCCGATGCGCCCGTCAGCGTGGGCAGGAGCGAGTCCTGGGGCGACGTCTCCCAGACGTCGCGTCCGAAGGTCGCGCCCACGGTGCACGCGAGGAAGGTCCCCGTGTCGGCCCCGTTCGTCGTCAGGTCGTAGGCGAGATTGTCCCCGGCCAGGATCAGCCCCCGGTTCTTCCCGCTCGTCCCGAGCCAGGAGCTGAGAAGCGCCTGGTCCTGGGCGCTCAAGGTCAGCTGGGAGCGCTCCCCCACGTCCCAGAGGATCGCCGAGTACATCGTGGCGAGCGATGCCGCGCTCACGCCCGGCCAGAGCACGCCGTTGTTGGCGGGATCGCCGCCTCCCGGCGTGTTGCCGAGGCCGGCCGTGGCGGCATTCACGTCGAAACGGTCGTAGCGCACGCCGAGCGCCGCCAGCGCCTGGTCCACGCCGGTCGTGGCGTCGGGCCCGGCGAACGCGTTCACGTAGAGCACGCGCGCGCTGTCGGTCGGGCAGGCTCCGGTCGGGGTGAAGGCGCCGGGAAGGATGCTGGCCGTGAAGTAGTGCCCGCTCCCGGCGTCGACCGGAAGCGTGATCACGGCATTGGCCGAGTCGGTGGCGCTGAAGTAGTAGCGGAGCTGCGTCCCGCGCGGGTAGGCGGCCGCCGGCACGTCGCCGTAGTAGATGTCGGGAGCCGCCGCGCCCACCGGAAGGAGCGGCGTCGCCGTGAAGGGGGCGCCGTTCAGGCTGTAGAAGAACTGCGCCAGCTTGAGCCCCTGGGAGGCGCCGATCCGGACGGTGGTGCTGTCGCCGCGCGGCGTGTTGAAGTTGTCGTTGCCGAGGAATGCGGTGGTCTTGAACGTATCGTTCATCAGGCTCGATTCCGAGGTGGCCAGCGAGGGTCCGGCCTGCCCGAGCACCCGGATGTCCAGGTTGTCGATATAGAGCAGCGTTCCGGGCGCCGAGGAGACGCCGTCGCAGAAGACCGCCGCGTAGTCCTTGATCTCCAGGCGCACCTGCACCGATTCCGCCCCGGCCGCGCTCGCCAGAGGCACGCTCTGCCGCAGCCACTCGTTCTCACTGCCGTAATAGAGCAGTCCCGTCGGATCGCTCCAGTTCGACCAGGCCAGCCCCGGCTGCTTCGAGCGCACCCCCAGGCCGTAGTAGAAGCACCCGCCGAAGGGCAGGTTCCGGTAGACGTCGAAGGCGAGGAACACCTGGTCGGCGCCGTTGGTGGCGACGCGCGGGGAGATCAGCTGGTCGTCGATGCGCGGGACCAGGTTGCCGGTGAGCGGCTCGATCGGAGTCCAGGCTTTCGACGTGTTGGAATTGCAGAGCTGTTGGGTGTTCCCGGCATTGGTCACTCTCCAGAAATCACCCACGGACGGAAAGGTGGAGACGCTCCAGGTGCCGGTCCCCGCCTCCATGTCGTCGAAGAAGCGCAGGTCGGCCGCCCCCGCCCTCACGGTCACGTTGTCGACCGACCATCCTTCTCCGTCCGGGTAGAGCCCGTCGGCCGAGCTCCCCTGGACGTCGGTCGTCAGCAGGAAGCGGAACCGGACGGCCGGCCCCTTGGCGATGATCGAGTCGGGGATCTGGACGCTGAACGTGTCGCAGACGCCGGAGTTGGGAATCTTTCCCGTGAACGACGCGAGGGTGACCCAGTCGTCGGCCACGGGATCATTCACCTGGACGTATCCGAAATCGAAGCCGGGCTCCAGATTCAGGCGGTGCTTGAAGCCGAGCTTGACCGGCGAGCTGGCCCCCGTCAGATCGACGTAATTCGTCAGCGCCTGGACCCAGCTGTTGTCGTAGCCGTGCCGGTCGGGGTCGCCGGTCCAGGAAGAATCGATGAGCCCGGCCCAGAAGGCATTCCCCTGGCAGGCCACCGTCGGAGCGATGTGCCACGCCGTCGGGGTGCCCGACTTGTCCACGTGGGTCCATCCGCCCTCGTTGCCGGGACTGGAGAAGCTCTCGAAATCGGCGTGGTAGACCGTGACCGTGTCGGTGGTGCTGAGCGCGGGAGCGAGCGACGCGCGGGCGATCGAGACGGGGGCGACGTCGCCCGTGCTGCGCGCCGGGGCCCGCTGGGCGAGCGCCAAGGCCGCCCCGGCCGGAGAGGCGGAAACGAGCCCAAGAAGGCCCAGCGCGGCCGAGACGATCGCGGTGCGGAAACGCAAGATGCTGACGGCCGAAGGACGGGTCACCCGTTCATTTTACCATCTTCGGAGCGGCCGGTTCCGAGGGAACCGGGCGCTGCGGGGCGCGCCGCTCCAAGTCCTGCGCCCGCCTCAGATATCAGCCGGTGCCCGGCTCCGCCCGCACGACCGGCACGGCCCCCAGGAGACGCGCGAGCCCGCGAACCGACCGGAGCGCCTCGTCCCCCGTGGCCGCGGCGAGCGGCTCGAACTTCCCTTCCCGGAGCGGAAGTCCGAGCCGAACGGCCTCCGCCGCGGCTCGCGCCAGGTAGTGCCGCGCGCCCATGTCGGCGAACACCGTGTCCGGGGCGCCTCCCCGCGATCCCTTTCCCCGGCCGGCCTCGGTTCCCAGCCGCGCGAGGATCAGCGCGAGCTGTCCGCGGGTCATCGGATCGTCCAGATGGAGCGAGCCGTCCGGGAACGCCTCGATCCAGTGCCGCACCACGGAGGCGCGGAGCCATCGCGCGCCCCAGGCCTGATCCAGCTCCGGCCAGTTGAGCCGCTGGACTTCGTCGGACCGCCAGGCGGCGCGATCGGGGTCGGCACCGAGCTCGACGGCCAGGATCACGCCCAGCTCGCCGCGCGAAACCGTGGAGTGGCCGCCCAGCTTGGTGTAGTCGCCGGGGATGCCCGCCGCCACGTAGCTTCCCTCGAGCAGTCCGGCGAGCGCCTCGCGCGCGCGGGCATGCCCCGGATCCAGCTCGAGCGCCCGCGCGAAGGAAGAGCGCGCGGGCTCCTTCTGCCCGTCCGCCAAGTAGGCGACGCCGAGCAGGTAGAAAGGCTCCGGGCTTCGGGGATCGAGCGCGGCCGCGCGGTCCAGCTCCGCCTTGGCGTCCCGGTAGCGGCGGATCGCGGTGAAGAACCTCCCCCGGGCCAGGTGGACCGGCGCGCTCTCGGGCGCCAGCGCGAGCGCGCGGTCGAGCGCGCGCCGCGCGGTCGCCGCGTCCGCGGCCGCGATCGCGGTGTCGGCCTCGGCGATCAGGGCGGCGGGGTCGGACGAGGACGCCGCGCCGGGATGGACCGAGGGCCCGCGCGCGCCGGAGCAGCCGGCCGCGAGAAGGGCCAGCGCCACGGCCCAGAGCACCGCGCGCTCAGCCACGCAGGAGCCTCCGCTCCTTGAAGCTGGCGTAGCTCTCCCGCGCGACGACGACGTGGTCGAGCAGGTCGATGCCCAGGATCCGCCCCGCTTCCAGGAGCCGCCGCGTGATGGCCAGGTCCTCCTCGCTGGGGGTCGGATCCCCCGAGGGGTGGTTGTGCGCGAGCACCACGCTCGCCGCGGACATCGCCACGGCCGGCAGGAAGACCTCGCGCGGGTGGACGATGCTCGCGTTCAGGCTCCCGATCGAGATGATCTCGCGCCGGAGGACCTGGTTTCGGGAGTTCAGGTAGAAGCCCACGAAGTGCTCCCGGTTCATCGCGCGAATGTCACGCGTCAGCTCGTAGACGCTCTCGGGGCCGCGCACGAGGGGCGTCGTGTCCCCGTCGGGCCAGAGCCTGCGGCCCAATTCGGCCGCCGCGAGGAGCTGCGCCGCCCGGGCCCGTCCCACGCCCCGGATCGTGAGCAGATCCTCGGGCGCGGCCTGATGGAGCCGCCGCACGTTGACCGCACCGGTGACCCGGGCCGCCGCCGCGAGCGCCGGCGTGCCGGCGCTCCCCGTTCCCAAAAGGACCGCGATCAGCTCGGCGTCGGTGAGGACGCCGGCGCCCAGCTCGAGCAAGCGCTCGCGCGGACGGTCCGCGGGGTCGATCTCGTGAAGTTCCAGACGTCGCTCCGGCTCCAAGGCTTCCTCCTGACGAGGGAGCCGGGGCACGGCGAAGCTCGAGGAGCCATGATCCTAGAACGGATCAGCCGGCGGCGAGAAGGGACTTCAGATCTTTCCGGTACAGAACAACCTGGGCGCGGGAGCGGAGCCGCGCCGTCCAGGCCTCGATGCGCCGATCCACGATGTCGCGCCAGACCTCGTCGCGGTGGCGCGCGAAGTCCACCGGGGGCGGCACCGTGACGCTCTCCACGATCATGTAGATCGTCCCCATCGAGCTCTTCACGGGGGGAAGCACCTTGCCGGGGCGGCTCGCGAAGATCCGCTCGAGCAGGACCGAGTCGCTCGCCACGCGGGGGTCGCGATCCTTGAAGTCGGGAATGGGGCCGGAGCGCGCGAAGGGCCGGCTCATCCGCATCCCGCCCATGCCGTCGAAGAGCGCCTCGACGTTCTCGCCGCGCCCGACCGCTTCGCGGAGCTTCTGGTCGACCGAGTCGGCCAGGGCGCGTCGCTGCGCCATCTGGTACTCGGCGATCGCGCGCTCCTTGACCTCCGTGAACGGCGCGGGGGCCGGCTCGACCTCCCGGACGCGGCGCGCGACCAGGTATCCCTCGCCCACCTGGACCGGCTCGGGCGTCGTGGCGCCGTCGGCGATCCCGCCGATCGCCGTGGCCACGGTCTCGAAGGGACCGATCCCGGGCAGCGCCTCGCCGGCCTGGGTCGGGCCGCTGCGCACAGCACCACCGCGCGCGGCGGCCAGCGAATCGAACGAGGCCCCGGCTTCGAGGGAGTCGATGAAATTCTTCGCCGCGAGGAAGGCGAGCGAATCGGCCACGGGCTGTCCCAGCACGGTCTGGATCTCGGCGCGAGCGTCGGACAGCGGCCGGAGCGTGTCCCCGGTGCGCTCGTCCACCTTGATCAGGTGGAACGCGTTGCGCGCCTCGATCACGTCGCTCAGCTGGCCGACCGGGATCGTGAAGATGACGTCGGCCAGCTCCTTCATGAGGCGGCTCTTGGTCACGTCGCCGATGAGGCCGCCCTGCTCGCCGCTCTCGCGGTCATCCGAGACCTCCTTCGCCACCGCGGCGAAGTCCTCCCCCTTTGCGATCCGGTCGTGCGCCGCGTTTGCCCGCTGGAGCGCTTTCTCGCGCGCCTCGGGACCGTCGGACGGCCGGTACTGGAAGAGGATGATCCGGGGCTTCGCCGTGGCCGGCGTGGTGAACTCGAGCGGACGCTCGTGGTAGTAGGCCGTGATCGCGCTGTCGGGGACCGGCACGCTGTCGGGGTGCGCCCGCTTGAAATAGACGTAGTCGAAAACCCACTCCGGCTTCGTCTTGAAGTCCTCTTTGTGGGCTTCGTAGTAGCTCTCGGCCTCCTTCTCCAGCGCCCACCGCTTGACCATCTCGGCGTTCGAGCTCGCCGCTTGGCGCACGGCCTCGTAGGGCGGCACGAACCCGGGATCGATCCGGTCCACGCGCACCACGAACAGCGAATCGTGCGCCGCCCGCGGGCCGACGATCGCGCCGGGCCGCATCGTATAGAGGGAATCGAGGAACGAGCCCTCGAGGAGGATCGGCTCTTCGATCGGCTGGCCGCGGTAGAGATCCACCGCCTGCGCGACGCCGCCCGTCTCGTTCGCAACGCGCGGGCCGGGGGCGCCGCTACGGAGCCCCGCCATCGTCCCGCGGAAGACGCGCTGGATCGCCTCGTCGCGCCGCTGCTTTCGCACCTCGGCCGGCAGGGCCGCGGCCAGCGAATCGAGCCACGCCCGGTTGGACTTCTTGATCTTGGCCGCCTTCCGCCGCTTCTCGAGGAGCTTCTCGATCTCCTTGGCCGTGGGAGCGGCGCCCGTGTCGATCTCGGCCGACGAGCGCGCGATCACGGTGGCGGTCAGGCGGGGCACGGCGTACGTCTGCGGATGCAGGCGGAGCTCCTCCCGGCCAAGCGAATCGGCCAGCCCCTCGCGGACTTGCGCGTCGGCGCGCCGCTTCGCCTGTCCGGCCACCTCGCGGAAGCTCTGGATGCGCGCGGCGCGCCGGTCCACCAGGCGGATCACGACGTAGTGGGCCCCGGCCCGGATCGGCGTCTTGATCCAGGTGCCGGGAGCGGCGGCGCGGATGGCGTCCTGGATCACCTCGGAGCGCCCGAGCCCCCGAATCGGATCGGAGAGGCGGAACCAGCCCGTGTCATGGAGTCCGCCGTAGACCTTGGCCGCCGTCTCGACGGGCGCCCCGGACTGCATCGCTCCGACGAGATCGCTCGCGGCCTTCTGGGCACTCGTGACGGCGGCATCCTTCGCCGAATCGCCGGAGGCCGCCTCGATCGGAACCCGCACGTACTGGATCCAGGCGGAATCGGGGGTCTCGAACTCCTGCTGGTGCGCGTCGTAGTAGGCGCGGATCTGCCTGGCTTCGGCCTCGGGCTCCAGCGACACGGCCTCCGGACCCAGCACGAAGTAGCGCACCGTGGCCTGGCTCGCCAGATCCTGGTAGGCCTTTCGCACTTCGGGCTCGCGGGGTCCGAACCGCCGCTCCATCCACCGCGAGTAATCCTCGAGGAGGATCCCCATCGCGACCTGATCGCGCAGCAGCGCGTAATTCGACGTCGGCGAGCGCTTGAAGGCGAGGAACTTCGCCTCGTCCACCTTCCCGTTCACCTTGAAGAAGGCGTTCGCCTTCATGCGCGCGTCCACGACGTCCTCGTTCACCCTCATGCCGCGGCGATGGGCGTCGGCCAGCCACAGCCGCTCGCGGATCAGCTCGTCGAGGAGGTTCTTCCGGAGCTGGCGCTTCTCGTCGTCGGTCAGCTTCCGCCCGGCCTTGGCCTCGACCTCCTGGAAATAGGGCGCGGCGAGGCGATCCCACTCGCTCTGAAGGAGGGGAACGCCGTCCACGACGCCGAGGAGGTCGACGCCCGGCCGGGGGGACGGTCTGGCGGCGGGAGCGCGCGGAGATGCCACGGGCGCCGAAAGGGCGGCGACCGCGACGGCAAGCACCGGTACCGCGAGCAGCGTCGGACGGAGGCGCGCGAATCGGGAAGGAATGGAGCGGATGTTCACGAGAGATTGAGTCTAGAAACCGCGGAGGAGCATGTCCACGAGAGAAACGAAATCAGGCCCTCGGCGGGCGGCTCTCGCGAAGTGTGGGGGGCTTATCGTTCGCGAGTCTGCCGTCACAACCGAGGGCCTGTTCTACCCTCTCGGTCCCCCGGAACCACGCTCGATCGGAGTGCCGTGCCTTCCCACGCGCCGGCAACTCTCCCCTTCACCGCTTTCCTGGCCTTCACGAGCGTTCTTGCGTGACTCGTGAGGCGAGGACCCTTGCCCCAACACGTCGAGCTTCAGTCCGAGGGCCCGAGAGAGTCCAAGACTCCCCTGGCGAATTCGCCTATGGCACCCACCGTGCCATGCTCCGGAGCGGCCCCGGTCGGTCGGCGTTGCATTGATGTAACGTCTTGGTACTACGTAGTATGACTCATGAGTGTGCCAGGGTGACCGCGTAGACGCCGGTTAGGTTTAGTACTGCACCTGTGGGACGGGATGGCACATCGAGAGGCACAATATGGGGCTATATCATTTGTAAATAGGTATTTATGAGATATGGGTCAGTTAGACACAGACGGGGCGTCCCGTCTCACCTTTGATCTGCGGGACCGGACCGCGCCGTAGCGGTCCAGCATGCGGTAGAGTGTCCGGCGTGGAACGCCGAGCACCCGCGCGGCCTCGGTCTTGTTGCCGCCGACCTCTTCAAGCACCTGAAGCACGTACTCCTGGATCGTCTCGTCCAGGGTGGCCCGCTTGATCTCCACACTCCGGCCCTGGCTGTCCCGGCTGCCGGTGCGGGCGTGCACGATCAGCTTATCGGGGAGATCGGTCAGCTCCACGATCGACCCGGGCGCGAGCGCCACGGCCCGGTCCACGACGTTCTCCAGCTCCCGCACATTGCCCGGCCAGGCGTAGGCCTGCAGCGCCATCATGGCCGAAGCCGAGAATCCCAGGAGCGGACGGTTGGAGAGCGCGCCGAAGCGGCGGAGGAAGTGCTCGGCCAGGAGCGGAATGTCCTCCGGGCGCTCGGCCAGGCGCGGCACGCGCAGCGTGACCACGTTCAGGCGGTAGTAGAGGTCCTCGCGGAATCGTCCGGCGCGCACCAGCGCGTCCAGGTCTTGATGGGTCGCCGTCACCATGCGCACGTCCACCGGAATGGTCTCGTTCGATCCCACCGGCTTCAGCTCGTGCTCCTGGAGCACGCGGAGCAGCTTCGCCTGCATCGGGAGCGACATGTCTCCGATTTCGTCCAGGAAGATCGTGCCGTGGTTCGCCTCGACGAAGAGTCCGGGGCGGCGCTCGATCGCGCCCGTGAAGGCGCCTTTGACGTGTCCAAAGAGCTCCGATTCCAGGAGCGCTTCGGAGAGGCTCGTCACGTTCACCGCGACGAACGGGCGCGCCGACCGCGGGCTTCCCTGGTGGATCGTCCGGGCGATCAGCTCCTTCCCGGTGCCGCTGTCCCCCTGGATCAGCACGCTCGACTTGGTC
This genomic window contains:
- a CDS encoding bifunctional 3,4-dihydroxy-2-butanone-4-phosphate synthase/GTP cyclohydrolase II, giving the protein MTQAERRALHGADRIHAVGTALRAIRAGRMVVVVDDEDRENEGDFVMAAERCTPADVNFMTRDARGLLCVSMPAERLEALGLSLMAPMNTARFATPFTVSVDLLQGTTSGSSAHDRAATIRALAAPRTRPEELARPGHVFPLRASGGGVLRRPGHTEAALDLARLAGMKPAGVLCEILSADGRMARGPELARLARRHGMPLITIRDLIRYRYLHESLVERLAVSKLPTRFGSFRVFVYESRVDGDHHVALVKGTPGKGTPGLIRVHSQCLTGDVFGSMRCDCGEQLAVALDRIDREGCGVFLYMRQEGRGIGLANKLKAYELQDLGLDTVDANLKLGFAADLRDYGVAAQILRDLRFTKVRLLTNNPKKIEALRDYGIDVVAREPIEVRPNAVNERYLLTKRERLGHLLRHPTLTPAANGARRENGEPKAARARRENGARRARSAR
- a CDS encoding riboflavin synthase; this translates as MFSGIVALVGTVERIWKTAGGMGLAIRSGFDPDPEAGASVAVNGVCLTVERVRDGVFEVTAVPETVARTTVGALAAGSRVNLERALRVGDELGGHWVQGHVDAVATVVSVEREKDGVRVGIETPEPLRRLVAMKGSIAVDGVSLTVAGRNDARFEVALIPYTLEHTIASGYAKGTRVNLEADLIARYLERLLAAEAVSR
- the ribD gene encoding bifunctional diaminohydroxyphosphoribosylaminopyrimidine deaminase/5-amino-6-(5-phosphoribosylamino)uracil reductase RibD, which gives rise to MAEAIRWARRGIGTTHPNPRVGAVVLRGGSVVARGWHERAGEAHAETRALLEAGPDAAGATLVVTLEPCAHVGRTPPCVDAIREAKIHRVVVGMLDPNPLVDGKGVEALRRAGIDVALGLRAEECRALNPPYLKWRATGLPWVTLKSMVSLDGRVAAASGESRGLGGPEEQRLVHRLRAESDAVLIGSGTALRDDPLLTVRLGRGRAGAQPWRVVLDSTLRTPLDSRLVRTAAAAPLVIATCSPDAARAREYETRGATVWRFDPDARGRVPAGAVLRRLADEGRYAVLVEGGPTVHTTLLREGLADEVAVGIAPVLLGGASAPTWTADLGRERLEEAIAVGRLAVRRLGRDVWLSGPIEPRAAWGADASREEDGHV
- a CDS encoding tetratricopeptide repeat protein; amino-acid sequence: MAERAVLWAVALALLAAGCSGARGPSVHPGAASSSDPAALIAEADTAIAAADAATARRALDRALALAPESAPVHLARGRFFTAIRRYRDAKAELDRAAALDPRSPEPFYLLGVAYLADGQKEPARSSFARALELDPGHARAREALAGLLEGSYVAAGIPGDYTKLGGHSTVSRGELGVILAVELGADPDRAAWRSDEVQRLNWPELDQAWGARWLRASVVRHWIEAFPDGSLHLDDPMTRGQLALILARLGTEAGRGKGSRGGAPDTVFADMGARHYLARAAAEAVRLGLPLREGKFEPLAAATGDEALRSVRGLARLLGAVPVVRAEPGTG
- the radC gene encoding DNA repair protein RadC gives rise to the protein MEPERRLELHEIDPADRPRERLLELGAGVLTDAELIAVLLGTGSAGTPALAAAARVTGAVNVRRLHQAAPEDLLTIRGVGRARAAQLLAAAELGRRLWPDGDTTPLVRGPESVYELTRDIRAMNREHFVGFYLNSRNQVLRREIISIGSLNASIVHPREVFLPAVAMSAASVVLAHNHPSGDPTPSEEDLAITRRLLEAGRILGIDLLDHVVVARESYASFKERRLLRG
- a CDS encoding peptidyl-prolyl cis-trans isomerase, translated to MNIRSIPSRFARLRPTLLAVPVLAVAVAALSAPVASPRAPAARPSPRPGVDLLGVVDGVPLLQSEWDRLAAPYFQEVEAKAGRKLTDDEKRQLRKNLLDELIRERLWLADAHRRGMRVNEDVVDARMKANAFFKVNGKVDEAKFLAFKRSPTSNYALLRDQVAMGILLEDYSRWMERRFGPREPEVRKAYQDLASQATVRYFVLGPEAVSLEPEAEARQIRAYYDAHQQEFETPDSAWIQYVRVPIEAASGDSAKDAAVTSAQKAASDLVGAMQSGAPVETAAKVYGGLHDTGWFRLSDPIRGLGRSEVIQDAIRAAAPGTWIKTPIRAGAHYVVIRLVDRRAARIQSFREVAGQAKRRADAQVREGLADSLGREELRLHPQTYAVPRLTATVIARSSAEIDTGAAPTAKEIEKLLEKRRKAAKIKKSNRAWLDSLAAALPAEVRKQRRDEAIQRVFRGTMAGLRSGAPGPRVANETGGVAQAVDLYRGQPIEEPILLEGSFLDSLYTMRPGAIVGPRAAHDSLFVVRVDRIDPGFVPPYEAVRQAASSNAEMVKRWALEKEAESYYEAHKEDFKTKPEWVFDYVYFKRAHPDSVPVPDSAITAYYHERPLEFTTPATAKPRIILFQYRPSDGPEAREKALQRANAAHDRIAKGEDFAAVAKEVSDDRESGEQGGLIGDVTKSRLMKELADVIFTIPVGQLSDVIEARNAFHLIKVDERTGDTLRPLSDARAEIQTVLGQPVADSLAFLAAKNFIDSLEAGASFDSLAAARGGAVRSGPTQAGEALPGIGPFETVATAIGGIADGATTPEPVQVGEGYLVARRVREVEPAPAPFTEVKERAIAEYQMAQRRALADSVDQKLREAVGRGENVEALFDGMGGMRMSRPFARSGPIPDFKDRDPRVASDSVLLERIFASRPGKVLPPVKSSMGTIYMIVESVTVPPPVDFARHRDEVWRDIVDRRIEAWTARLRSRAQVVLYRKDLKSLLAAG
- a CDS encoding sigma-54 dependent transcriptional regulator, with amino-acid sequence MARHRPTMLVVDDDPGSSGLLRDIFQQEGYEVTLAARGEEALALAPARPFDVALCDVQLPDMDGIELLRRIRREMPGAAVIMVTAFGTYETAIKALHEGAFDYVRKPFTLQEVRLTVERAMERRRLQRSAAAAGTAAAESTEARPIIGRNPAMVELFKLVSRVAATKSSVLIQGDSGTGKELIARTIHQGSPRSARPFVAVNVTSLSEALLESELFGHVKGAFTGAIERRPGLFVEANHGTIFLDEIGDMSLPMQAKLLRVLQEHELKPVGSNETIPVDVRMVTATHQDLDALVRAGRFREDLYYRLNVVTLRVPRLAERPEDIPLLAEHFLRRFGALSNRPLLGFSASAMMALQAYAWPGNVRELENVVDRAVALAPGSIVELTDLPDKLIVHARTGSRDSQGRSVEIKRATLDETIQEYVLQVLEEVGGNKTEAARVLGVPRRTLYRMLDRYGAVRSRRSKVRRDAPSVSN